Sequence from the Nocardiopsis sp. YSL2 genome:
CCTCCGGTCGGCGCCGCGCAGCGGTCACCGCGGTGCGGCTGAAGGAAGCGCTGCGCGAGGCCGGTGCCCGCGTGTTCGTCTACAGCGGCGACTCGGCGGCGGACAGCAGGCGGCTGGCGCGCCTGGCGGTCGCGGACCACCCCGACGCCCTGGTCGCGGTGGGCGGTGACGGGCTCGTGCACCAGGCCCTGCAGGCGGTCGTGGGCAGCGGGGTCCCCCTGGCGGTGATCCCCGCGGGCACCGGCAACGACATCGCCCGGGTGTTCTCCTCGCGCCGCCTGTCGCCGCGTCGTGCCGCCGAGGCGATCCTGGCCGGGCGCGGCCGATCGGTCGACTGCGTGCGCCTGAAGCTGGCCGACGGCACCCGGCGCCACTACCTCAGTGTGCTGGCGTGCGGCTTCGACGCCCGGGTCAACGAGCGCGTCAACGGCTTCCGGTTCGGGATCGGCCGCGTGGGCTACCTCGTCGGACTCCTGGCGGAGCTGCGGGCCTTCACCCCCATCGACTTCGAGATCACGGTGGACGGGCGCCGGATCGCCGAGCCGGGCATGCTGGTCGCGGTCGGCAACACCAGCGCCTACGGCGGAGGCATGCACGTGTGCCCGGACGCCGTCCCCGACGACGGGATGATCGACGTCGTCTTCGCCCGTCAGGCCCCGCTGGGCCGGTTCCTGCGGCTGTTCCCGCGCGTGTTCAACGGCACCCACACCGACCTGGACGAGGTCGTGGTGGAGCGGGGCCGCACGGTCACCATCGACGGCGCGGCGGGCGCGGCCTACGCCGACGGCGAGCGCGTGGGTCCCCCGCCGCTGGAGTGCGAAGTGGTGCCCAAGTCGGTCGAGCTGCTGGAGCTGGCCTAGGCACCCCCGCCCTCGGCCGCGCCGGTTCCGGTCAGCGCACGGCATGTCCGGACAAGGCGGTTCACGTCGTCGGACACGGCGCCCCGCATAGGATCACAGGACGAGATCTGAGACTGTGGAAGGCCTATGAGTAGTCACGCTGAGCGGTACGCCGCCTTCCGTCGGCGCAAGAGCGCCTCCAGCGCCGCGATCGAGGCCTTCCAGGGCCTCTACGGGTTCGAGTTCGACCCCTTCCAGATCCGGGCGTGCAAGGCCCTGGAGAAGGGGCACGGGGTCCTGGTGGCCGCCCCCACCGGGTCCGGCAAGACGGTGGTCGGCGAGTTCGCCGTGCACCTGGCTCTGGGCGAGGGCACCAAGTGCTTCTACACCACGCCCATCAAGGCGCTGTCCAACCAGAAGTACAACGACCTGGTCCGCCGGTACGGCGCCGACCAGGTCGGCCTGCTGACCGGTGACAACAGCGTCAACGGCGAGGCGCCCGTGGTCGTGATGACCACCGAGGTGCTGCGCAACATGCTCTACGAGGGCTCCTCGACCCTGGGCGGACTCGCCTACGTCGTCATGGACGAGGTCCACTACCTCGCCGACCGGTTCCGCGGCGCGGTGTGGGAGGAGGTGATCATCCACCTGCCCGAGTCGGTGCGCATGGTCGCCCTGTCGGCGACCGTCAGCAACGCCGAGGAGTTCGGCGAGTGGCTGCAGCAGGTGCGCGGCGACACCACGGTCATCGTCGACGAGAAGCGGCCCGTGCCGCTGTGGCAGCACGTGATGGTCGGCCACCGCATGCACGACCTGTTCGTGAACGTGGAGGAGGAGGCCGAGGAGACCCGTGAGGCGGAGCCGGAGGGCCGCAAGGGCAAGGGCAAGCGCAAGCGTGAACGCCGCCGCCAGGGCGGGGGCCGGCCCCGTGAGATCGAGGTCGGCGGGCGCACGCTGCACATCAACCCGAGCCTGACCCGGTTCGCCGAGGAGGACGCGCGGGTCACCCAGCTCGCCAACCGGCGCCGCCATCCGCAGACGCGGGCGCGGGGCGGCACGCCGCGGCCCCGTTCGCGGTTCGCGCCGCCCCAGCGGCCCACCGTGATCGAGGAGCTCGACGACCAGGGCCTGCTCCCCGCCATCACCTTCATCTTCAGCCGGGCCGGCTGCGACGACGCGGTGCGCCAGTGCCTGGCCTCGGGCCTGGTCCTGACCACACCGGAGGAGGCCGCCGAGATCCGCGAGTACGCGGAGTCCCAGTGCGCCGACATTCCCGCCGCCGACCTGACCGTGCTGGGGTTCGACGCGTGGCTGCGCGCCCTGGAGGCCGGGATCTCGGCGCACCACGCCGGTATGCTGCCCGCGTTCAAGGAGGTCGTGGAGCAGCTGTTCTCGCGTGGGCTCATCCGCGCGGTGTTCGCCACCGAGACCCTGGCCCTGGGCATCAACATGCCCGCCCGCACCGTGGTCATCGAGAAGCTCGACAAGTGGAACGGCGAGACCCACGCCCAGCTCACCCCGGGGGAGTACACCCAGCTCACGGGTCGGGCCGGGCGCCGCGGCATCGACGTGGAGGGCCACGCCGTGGTGGTGTGGCAGGCCGGTACCGACCCCGAGTCCGTGGCCAGCCTGGCCGGGACGCGCACCTACCCGCTCAACTCCAGCTTCCAGCCCTCCTACAACATGGCGGTGAACCTGGTGGGACAGGTCGGCCGCCGGCGCAGCCGGAACATGCTGGAGGCGTCCTTCGCCCAGTTCCAGGCCGACCGCGCCGTGGTGGGCCTGGTCAAGCAGCTGCGCAAGCACGAGGAGGCGCTGGAGGGCTACGCGAAGGCCGCCGAGTGCCACCTGGGCGACTTCATGGAGTACGCCGGGCTGCGCCGCGCCCTGAGCGACCGCGAGGCCGTGCTGTCGCGGACGCGGTCGATCCAGCGCCGGGACGAGGCCCTGGAGGCCCTGGAGCAGCTGCGCACCGGTGACATCATCCGCATCCCCTCGGGCCGATTCTCCGGACACGCGGTCGTACTGGACCCGGGTCTGCGCCACGACCCGCCCGCGCCCCTGGTGCTGACGGTGGACAAGCAGGTCAAGCGGATCAACTCCACCGACTTCACCGTGCCGGTGAAGGCCTCGGGGCGCATGCGCGTGCCGAAGTCGTTCTCGGCGCGCTCCCCGCGCTCGCGCCAGGACCTGGCCTCGACGCTGCGCAACAAGCTCAAGGAACAGGGCACCGACCCCTCCTACGAGCGCCGGTCGCGGGCACAGGGCGAGGACGCCGAGGTGCAGCGGCTGCGCGCGAAGCTGCGGGAACACCCCTGCCACGGCTGCGCCGAGCGCGAGGACCACGCCCGCTGGGCGGAGCGCTACTTCCGGCTGGCGAAGGAGACCGATGCCCTGCGCCGCCGAGTGGAGGGGCGTTCGCACGTCATCTCGCGCACCTTCGACCGCGTGTGCGGGGTGCTGGAGGACCTGGAGTACCTGTCGGGGGACGAGGTCTCGGAGGAGGGCGGCCGGCTGGCCAAGGTCTACTCCGAACTGGACCTGCTGGTCGCCGAGTGCCTGCGCCGGGGCGTGTGGAAGGACCTGACACCGCCCGAGCTGGCCGCCTGCGTGGCCTCCCTGGTCTACGAGGCGCGCCGCAACGACGACGCCTATCCGCGGCTGCCCGGCGGGCGGATCGAGGAGACTCTGGCGGAGATGGTGCGGCTGTGGGGCGAGCTGCACGAGGTGGAGTCGCGCCACCGGGTGTCGTTCCTGCGCCAGCCCGACCTGGGGTTCGTGTGGACGGCGCACCGCTGGGCGCGAGGCGACCGCCTCGACGCGATCCTGCGCCAGGCCGACATGCCCGCGGGCGACTTCGTGCGCACGGCCAAGATGCTGGTGGACATGCTCAGCCAGATCGCCGGGGCCTCCGGCGACTCCGAGGTGCGCACCACCGCCCGGCGGGCGAGCGACCTCGTCCGGAGGGGCGTGGTGGCCTACACCTCGCTCACCTAGGAACCGTTCGACGCCGCGGTACGCGTGCCCGGGGCGTTCCCGCCCCGGGCACGGCGACACGGGGACCGGCCGCGGTTCGGGCGCGGCTCCCCGGTCTCCCGCGGGCCGGGGTCAGCGTGCGGGCGGGGGGATCTCGCCGGAGCCGCGGACGATCAGCGAGGTCGGGACCCGCTCCTCCCTGGGGGCTCCGTCGTCTCCGGCGATGCGCTCGAAGAGGCGCTGGACGGCCAGTGTGCCGATGCGCATCACGTCCTGGGCGACCACGGTCACCCGGGGCGACAGGAGGTCGGCCATGGGGAAGTCGTCGAAGCCGACCACGGCGACGTCCTGGTGCAGTCCCCGCTCCTGGAGGGTCTGGATGGCCCCGATGGTCACGAGGTTCTGGGCGGTGAACAGCGCCGTGGGCGGGTCCGCGGAGTCGAGCATGGCGGCCACCGCGCGCGCGGCGGTCTCGGGGTCGGGCAGGTCCAGGACCACCCGCCCGGGGCGCTCGGGCAGGCCGCGCTCGGCCAGAGCGTTGCGGAAGCCCGTGAGGCGCTCGCCGACCGTGGTGATGGAGGCCTCGTCGCCCAGGAAGGCGATCTCGGTGTGCCCGTGGTCGGCCAGGTGCAGGACCGCCTCGCGGGCCCCTTCGGTGTTGGTGGCCAGCACGGCGTCCGCGGCCAGCCCCCGCGGGGGCCGGTCCACGAACACCACCGGCGTGCCGGTGCGGATCTCGCGGTGCAGGTAGCCGTGGTCCGGGGCTGCCGGGACGATGATGATCCCGTCGACCCGGTGCAGGGTGGCCGCGCGCACCAGTTCCAGCTCGCGCTGGGGCTCCTCGTCCAGGCTGCCCGCGAAGACCAGGGTGTCGTGCTCGCGGGCCACGTTCTCCACGGCCCGGCTCAGGGTGGCGGAGAAGGGGTTGGCCACGTCCTCCAGCAGCAGGGCGATCTGCCGGGTGGCGCCGTCGGTGCGGCGCAGGCTGGAGGCGGCGAGGTTGGGCTGGAAGTCGAGCTGGGTGATGGCGCGGGTGACGCGGTCGCGCAGGTCGTCGGAGACGGTGGAGACACCGTTGATGACGCGTGAGACCGTCTTGATGCTCACTCCGGACAACGCCGCGACGTCGCGCATGGTCGCCCGGCGGACCGGCTCTCCGTTGGCGGTCCGCTGGTCCCTGTCACTCTGGTTCACCGACACCTGCATCTACTCTCCGGACACCGTGGCAGCGCACCCGGCGTGTGGGTCCGGGGCGGCACCAGCGCGGTGCGGCCCCGGAGCTCATCGCCGCTCGGGTGCGCGGGGGGACGGACTCATTCTGCCGCACCGCTGGGACCGGGGCCCAGCGGACGGACGGTGACGTCCTCGACCGATCCGTCGCCACCATCGGTGAAGACGGAGATCCCGTGGGCGTCGGGGCCGGGGAAGACGAGGTCGGTCAGGGTGGCCCGGCCGCCGGCGGCGAACACCTCCACCGAGGAGGTGTCCACGACCACGCGCAGGCGCAGCCTCCCGTCGTCCAGGGGCAGCGGGACGGCGCTGCGGCTCGGGAAGGCGTCGTGGAAGCCGGTGTCGCCGGAGGCGGAGCGGTCGAGGAACAGTTCCCGTGCGGCGGTGTCGTAGCCGATCACGGTGGCCTGGTCGGCGCCTTCGTGCACGCGCAGGCCGATCTCGTCGGCCCGGCCGGGCCGCAGGGTCAGTTCGACCTGGTAGGCCCGTCCGGGTTCGGCCGGCGGCAGGTCGAGTCCGCGCGCGTGCACCGGGGCCCGGCCGCGTTCGTAGACGGGGTCGCCGTAGATCGACTCCAGCTGGTCGACGGGGTTCTGGACCAGGCGGGGCCGGCCGTCGACGGTCTCCAGCTCCAGCCGCCGGGGCAGGGCCATGGCACCGCGCCAGGGCGAGGTGGGCGTGTACTCGGCGTACTGCCAGTTGTTCATCCACGCCATGGTGACGCGGGCGCCGTCGGGGGTGTCGTTGTAGGAGACCGCGGCGTAGTAGTCGCGGCCCCAGTCGAGCCAGTCGTAGTCGGCCGGTCCGGGTACGGGGCCGTCGGAGAACATCACGTGGTCGAGCAGGACGTGCCCCCATCCGCCGGTGGCGTCGTCCTCCACGCGCAGCCGGGCGGTCCGGCCGATGAGGTCGGCGACGTCCCAGGAGACCCAGTCCAGGCTCTCGCTGTCCCTGCCCGTGGCGGTGCGCACGACCTCGCCGTCCACGACCAGGTCGACCGAGGCGTGGCCGCCCTCGCCGGTCCTGGGGTGGTGGCCGCCGCCCACGAGCAGGTTCACGAAGTCGCGGTCGATGGTGAACTCGGGCGAGGCGGCGTGCCCGCGCGGGGCGTCGCCGCCGACGAAGCTGTTGAGCAGGTGCTCGCCCTCGTAGCCGACCACGGGGTGCTGGCCGGCCAGGGTTCCGGCGGCGGGTGCGGTGCCGAAGGGTCCGTCGCCGCCGTGGCCGTCCAGGTCGTTGACGATCTCCCAGCCGCCGTAGCCGTTCTCGAAGTCGGCGAAGACCTCGCCGTCGGGCGGCCCGGAGTCGACCAGGTGTCCGGGGGTGAACTCGGTGCCGTCGAAGTCGCCGACGAAGTACTGGGCGCCCGAGCCGCCGGCGACGGAGCCGGGGTTGAGGTTGACGATGAGGACCCAGCGGGTGTTGTCGGGGTCGCCGTCGACGGGCAGCTCGAACAGGTCGGGGACCTCCCAGACGCCGCCGTCGGCGTGGGCGGGCCCGAAGTCGCTGAGGAACTCCCACTCGACGAGGTCGTCCGAGCGGTGGAAGAGCACCTTGTGTTCGGTGGCCACGACGGTGGACATCACCCAGTAGCCGCCCTCCTCGTACCAGAACACCTTGGGGTCGCGGAACTCGCCCGAGCCGATGTCCAGGACGGGGTTGCCCTCGTAGCGTTCCCAGGTGTAGCCGCCGTCGAGGCTGTAGGCGAGGGACTGGGCCTGGACGCCGGGCCGCTCGGAGGCGCTGGTGTAGGCGCTCGTGTACAGCGCCACCAGGGGCGGTTCGTCCGCGGTGCCCAGGCCGCTGGTGTTGTGCTCGTCGAAGACGATGCCGCCGGAGAAGACGTGCTCGTCGTCGGTGTAGGGCAGCGCCAGCGGCTGCTCCTCCCAGGTCAGCAGGTCGGTGCTGGTGGCGTGCCCCCAGGACATGTTGCCCCAGCGGTCGCCTTCGGGGTTGTACTGGAAGTACAGGTGGTAGACGCCGTCGTGGTGGATGAGTCCGTTGGGGTCGTTCATCCAGTTCTGTGCCGGGGTGAAGTGGATCTGGGGCCGGTGGGCGTGGTCGGCCCCGTCGGCGGTGTCGGCCGCGCCGGTGAGGGTCAGCGCGGCGCCGGTGACCAGGGCGATCGTGGCGGCCCGTGCGGTGCGCCGGGACGGGCGCAGCGGCCCGTGTCGGAGGTCGGGGGGCGGTCGTCGGTGCATGGGAGGGATCTCCGATCTCGACCCCCGCGTCAGTGCGCCGGCCCACCGCGGACCGCGCCCCGCCGGGGCCTGGGGGAGTCGGCGCCGACGCGTCCGCGGGTCGCTGTCGAGGGGTGTCGGTGAGCGGCCGGGGGGTGGTGATGTGCATCACCATGCCGTTGGTGAGTCAACGTTGTCAACAGGTCTCCGTCGACTGCTTCGGCTCGCTGAACTCAGTGGATTGCAGGGGTTGACATACGCACGATGTCTCGATGAAACTTTCGGGACATCGTTGTCTTGGTGACTGGCGTCACGAGGCACCACCCCCTTCGTCCCGCGGGCAGCGGGGCGCCGACGAAGGAGTCCCCCAATGAAGCACGCATCGTGGACCCGCAGGGCACTGGCCGCCGCTGCGGGAACCGGGCTCGCGCTCTCGCTCGCGGCCTGTTCCGACGCCGGGGCCGACGACGGCGAGGTCCTGGTCGGACTCATCACCAAGACCGAGACCAACCCGTTCTTCGTCAAGATGAAGGAAGGCGCGGAGGAGGCCGCCGACGAGCACGGCGTGACGCTGCAGTCCTTCTCCGGCGACTACGACGGCGACAACGAGTCCCAGGTCCAGGCGGTGGAGAACCTCATCGCCGCGGGCGCCGACGGCATCCTCATCACCCCCAACGACTCAGAGGCGATCGTGCCCGCGCTCGACCAGGCCCGCGCCGCGGGGATCATGGTGATCGCGCTGGACACCCCGACCGAGCCCGCCGACGCCGTCGACGCCACCTTCGCCACCGACAACTTCCTGGCCGGTGAGTACATCGGCCAGTGGGCCGCCGCCCGCTTCGAGGCCGAGGGCGTGGACCCGCGCGTGGCCATGCTCGACCTCAACCCCAACCAGATCGCCGTCGACGTGGCCCGCGACCAGGGCTTCCTCCAGGGCCTGGGCGTGGACATCGCCGACCCCGGCCAGATCGGAGACGAGGACGACGACCGCATCGTCGGCCACGACGTGACCGAGGGCGCCGAGGAGGGCGGGCGCACCGCGATGGAGAACCTCCTGCAGCGCGACCCCGACATCAACCTCGTCTACACGATCAACGAGCCGGCCGCGGCCGGAGCCTACGAGGCGCTCAACGCCGCGGGCGTCGCCGAGGACGTCGTCATCGTGTCGGTGGACGGCGGCTGCCCGGGTGTGGAGAACGTCGGGAGCGGACTCCTGGGCGCCACCTCCATGCAGTTCCCCCTGGACATGGCCGCGCAGGGCGTGGACGCCGTCGTCGAGTACGCCGCCTCGGGCGAGACCCCCGACCCCACCGAGGGCCTGGACTTCGTCAACACCGGGGTCGAACTGATCACCGACGAACCGATGGACGGCGTGGAGAGCCAGGACAGCGCCTGGGGCCTGGAGAACTGCTGGGGATGACCGGCCGCACGCACGCGACGACCCGGACGACACGAAGGAAACGCTGAACCACCGTGACCACATCGAACACCTCGCGGGTGCCGACCTCCGATCCGCAACCGCCACCGACCGTCCTGGCCGAGGACGTCAGGCCGCCCACCCTGGTGGACCGGGCACAGCGGCTCCTGCACGCCCAGGCCACCCTGGGACCGGCGGGCGTCCTGCTGCTCACCATCGTGGCGTTCTCGGTGATCGCGCCGAACTTCCTGGCTCCGACCAACATCGCGCTGATCCTGCAGCAGACCGCGGTGATCGGCACGCTCGCCCTCGGCCAGACCCTCATCATCCTGACCATGGGCATCGACCTGTCGGTGGGCTCGATCATGGTGCTGTGCTCCATCGTCATGGGGCGGTTGTCAGCCGACTTCGGGGTGCCGGGTCCGCTCGCGCTACTGGTGGGACTGGCCTGCGGCATGGCGTGCGGGCTCTTCAACGGCGTGCTGGTGACCCGGGTCAAGCTGCCGCCGTTCATCGTCACCCTGGGCTCGCTCAACATCTTCTTCGCGCTGAACCTGTGGTTCTCGCGCAGCGAGACCGTGCGCGGCACGGACATGTCCCAGGTGCTGCTGTGGACCGGGCAGGTCGTCACCGTCGGCGGCATGCGCCTGACCTATGGATCGCTGCTCATGCTGGTGATCTGCGCACTGCTCGCCTACGCGCTGCACCGCACCCGGTGGGGGCGCCACGTGTACGCCACCGGTGACGACCGGGAGGCCGCGCGCCTGGCCGGCGTCCGGGTCAACCGGATCCTGCTGAGCGTGTACGCGGTGGCGGGCCTGGTCTACGCGGTCGGGGCGTGGATCCTCATCGGCCGCATCGCCTCGGCCAGCCCGCAGGCGGGCGTCATGGACAACCTCGACAGCATCACCGCCGTCGTGCTCGGCGGCACCAGCCTCTTCGGCGGCCGCGGCCTGATCATCGGCACCGTCATGGGCGCGCTCATCGTGGGCGTGTGCCGCAACGGGCTGTCCCTGGCCGGGGTGGACGTGCTGTGGCAGAACTTCGCCGTGGGCGTCCTGGTGATCCTCGCGGTGTCCCTCGACCAGTGGATCAGGAAGGCCCGACGATGAACCAGACCACCACCGGCACCGCCGGAACCACCGCCCCGAGCGGGGTCGTCGAGCCGGTCCTGGCGGCGCGCGGCCTGGTCAAGCGCTACGGCAGCGTGACCGCCCTGGACGGAGCCGACCTGGAGCTCTACCCGGGCGAGATCCTCGCCGTCATCGGCGACAACGGCGCGGGCAAGTCCAGCCTCATCAAGGCCCTGTCCGGGGCGATCGTCCCCGACGCGGGGGAGATCCTCGTGGACGGTCGCCCGGTGCGGCTGCCCACCCCGATCGCCGCGCGCGACGCGGGCATCGAGACGGTGCACCAGAGCCTGGCGGTCTCGCCGTCGCTGGACATCGCGACCAACCTGTTCCTGGGCCGGGAAGTGCGCCGGCCGGGCGTGCTCGGCTCGGTGCTGCGCATGCTGGACCGGCCCCGGATGCGCGCGGAGGCGGCCCGCCACCTCGACGAACTCGGGATCAGGACCATCCAGAACCCCAACCAGGCGGTGGAGACCCTCTCGGGCGGGCAACGGCAGGCGGTCGCGGTGGCGCGGGCCGCGGCCTTCGGCAACAAGGTCGTCATCATGGACGAACCGACGGCCGCGCTGGGCGTGCGGGAGTCGCGCGCCGTGCTCGACCTCATCCTGCGTGTACGCGACAGCGGGCTGCCGGTCATCCTCATCAGCCACAACATGCCGCACGTGTTCGAGATCGCCGACCGGGTGCACGTCCAGCGCCTGGGACGGCGGGTCGCCACGCTCGACCCGTCGGGATGCGCCATGTCCGACGCGGTCGCCGTGATGACCGGGGCCCTGGACCCGGCCGAGCTGCCCGAGGGCGCCCTGGCCTCCGGAGCCGCGTCGTGATCGTGGTGTGCGGCGAGGCGCTGGTGGACCTGGTGCCCGGGTCCGAAGCGGGCCGGTGGCGGGCGGTGCCGGGGGGAGGACCGGCCAACGCGGCCGTCGCCCTGGCCCGCCTGGGTTCGGACTCGGCGCTGCTCTGCCGGCTCTCGGGCGACGCCTTCGGTCGCCAGATCCGCGCCCACCTGACCGAGCGCGGCGTCGACCTGGGGCTGGCGGTGGCGGCGACCGAGCCGACCACGCTGGCGGTCCTGGCGCTGGACGCCGACGGCGGGGCGGACTACGCCTTCTACCTCCAGGGCACGGCCGACTGGCAGTGGCGTCCCGAGGAGCTGCCGGAGCTGGGCGCGGACACCGAGGCCGTCCACGTGGGCTCGCTCGCCGCCCTGCTCGAACCCGGCGCGGGGCGGCTGCGCGCGTGGGCTCGCGCCCACCGGGACCGCACCACGGTGTTCTTCGACGCCAACGCCCGCCCGGCGGTGGGGGTGGCGCGAACCGAGGCGGCCCGCCAGGCCGCGGAGTGGATGGACCTCGCGCACGTGGTCAAGGTCAGCGAGGAGGACGTCGCCTGGCTGGAGCCGGGCCGCGACCCCCTGCTGGTCGCCGAGCGGTGGGTCGTGCGCCACGAACTGGACCTGCTCCTGCTCACCAAGGGGGGTGAGGGCGCGGTGGCGCTGTCGGCCCACTGGGGCGACCGGGTGGAGGTGCCGGGCGTGCGCGTCGACGTCCGCGACACCGTCGGGGCGGGGGACACCTTCGGGGCGGCCGTCCTGGCCCGCCTGACCGAGCGGGGTGCGCTGGTGCGGGGAGCGGCCGCGGTGGACCCGTCCGCGGTCCGCGACGCCCTGGCCTTCGCCGCGGCCGCCGCGGCCCTGGCCTGCACGACCGAGGGCGCCGACCCGCCGCTTCGCGCGCAGGTGGAGTCCTTCCTGGGCGCCCTCGCCGTCTGACCGGTCTGGGCTGGTCCCCACCATAGGAGACCAGCCCGGGTCCGCATGAGGAGAGGCGAAGGCGGTGTGGATCATGTGGAAGGGAAGGCACCGGCGCGGCCGGTGGCGGGTCGCCTTCCAGGTCGAAGTGAAGCGCGGGACCGTCGTCCTCGTGGAGCCGACGGTAGGACCCGCACCACCCGACGGGGCCGCAAGGCCACGCCGGGGCGGGCAGGTGGCGCAAGACCCGCCCTGGGCGGGAGAGAAGCGAGAGACCGTCGCCAGGACACCCAGCTCAGGCTATGGTGGCACCGTCACGGGACCTTTCGGGCGGAAACGCCCGGAATGCTGACATCCCACTGCGGAATCAGTAACGGCCTGTAGTTCACCACGCATCGGAAGCGAGGCTCGATCAGTGCTGCGCACCCTTATCAACGGCAAGATCCACCGTGCCACGGTCACGCAGGCCGATCTGCACTACGTCGGATCGGTCACCATCGACGCCGACCTGATGGACGCCGCCGACATCGTCGACGGCGAGCAGGTCCACATCGTCGACATCGACAACGGCAGCCGGCTCGTCACCTACGCGATCACGGGCGAGCGCGGCACCGGCGTCATCGGGATCAACGGCGCCGCGGCGCGCCTGGTCAGCCCCGGCGACCTGGTCATCATCATCTCCTACGCCCAGGTCACCGAGGCCGAGCGCGCCGAGCACGTCCAGCACATCGTGCACGTGGACGCCGACAACAAGGTGATCGCCCTGGGCAACGACCCGGCGGAGCCGGTCCCGGGCAGCACGCTGGTCTCCGGGCGCTGATCTCCCCGGCCGTGTCCGCACCGGCCCGCGGACACGGCCGCCACCCCCGTTCACTGGCCGGTTCCGGCCTGCTCGGGGATCCCGGGACCGGGTATGTCCTGAGAAGGCATGGACACACGGGACGAGGAGCGGCGCCGGGTCGCCGAACACATCGAGTGGCAGAAGCAGGGCGCCTGGGTCGTCCTCTGGGGCGTGTACACCCGCCGGTTCTGGGCGTACGCCTGCTGGCCGGTGATCCCCCGCGACGGTGTGGTCATCAGCGCCGAGGATCCCCACCACCTGTACACCCACATGCGCCAGGTCGAACGTGAGCACGGATATCTGAGGTGGCGCTACGGCCGCCGATGACGAAGGACTACGATTCGTCCCATAACCGATGAATCGGAAGGTCGTCCCGTGTCCACAGAAACCCTCCCGCCGACCGGGAGTCTGACCGAGGACCGTCGCGCCCTCCTGCAGAGGCGGACCGTCATCTCGCTGATGCTCACCCAGGTCGTCGGCGCTGTCGGCATGGGCGCGATGCTCGCCGTGGGGGCGCTCATCGCGCAGGACCTGACCGGGTCCGACGCCTGGGCCGGGATGGCCACGACCATGATCACCCTGGGCGCCGCCGTCTTCGCGCTGCCCCTGGCGTCGCTGGCCGCCCGTCACGGCCGCCGGCCGGGACTGGCCCTGGGCTGGGCGCTGGGTGCCGTGGGCGGCACGGTCGTCATCGGTGCCACCGTGCTGGGCTCGTTCGTCCTGTTCCTGGGGGGCATGGTGCTCGTCGGCGCGGGGACCGCCACCAACCTGCAGGCCCGCCACGCCGCCGCCGACCTGTCCTCCGAGCGCAGCCGGGGCCGCGACCTCTCGATCGTGGTGTGGGCGGCCACGGTCGGCGCGGTGGCGGGACCCAACCTGATCGGGCCGAGCGGAGGGGTGGCACAGCGGCTGGGCCTGCCGGACCTGCTGGGGCCGGCGCTGTTCACCACCGTCGGGTTCGTCCTCGGTGCCGTCCTCACGATGGTGCTGCTGCGCCCGGACCCGTTGAAGACCGCCACCGCCGCGGTCGCCGCGGCCTCCCGCGCGGCGGGGACGCCCGAGACCGCCAACGGCCCCAGGCTGTCGGTCCCCGGCGCGTTGGCCGTGGTCGGCCGTACCCCCGCCGCACTGCTGGCGGTCGTGGGCATCGTCGCCAGCCACACGGTCATGGTCGCGGTCATGACGATGACCCCGGTGCACCTGTCGCACCACGGGGCTGCCCTGACCGTGATCGGACTGACCATCTCCCTGCACATCGCCGGGATGTACGCGTTGTCGCCGGTGGTCGGCTGGCTGACCGACCGCTTCGGCCGACTGCCCGTGCTGCTGTCCGGGCAGGTCGTGCTGCTGGTGGCGGTGGCCGTGGCCGGGACGGCCGGTGACGACGAGGTGCTGGTGGCCA
This genomic interval carries:
- a CDS encoding MFS transporter; the encoded protein is MSTETLPPTGSLTEDRRALLQRRTVISLMLTQVVGAVGMGAMLAVGALIAQDLTGSDAWAGMATTMITLGAAVFALPLASLAARHGRRPGLALGWALGAVGGTVVIGATVLGSFVLFLGGMVLVGAGTATNLQARHAAADLSSERSRGRDLSIVVWAATVGAVAGPNLIGPSGGVAQRLGLPDLLGPALFTTVGFVLGAVLTMVLLRPDPLKTATAAVAAASRAAGTPETANGPRLSVPGALAVVGRTPAALLAVVGIVASHTVMVAVMTMTPVHLSHHGAALTVIGLTISLHIAGMYALSPVVGWLTDRFGRLPVLLSGQVVLLVAVAVAGTAGDDEVLVATGLVLLGLGWSFGLVSGTALLAESLAPEVRPRVQGVSDLLMNLGGAAAGALSGVLLAQTGFGGLNLFAALFTVPVFVLALRVLAARRRSVPTG
- the panD gene encoding aspartate 1-decarboxylase; the protein is MLRTLINGKIHRATVTQADLHYVGSVTIDADLMDAADIVDGEQVHIVDIDNGSRLVTYAITGERGTGVIGINGAAARLVSPGDLVIIISYAQVTEAERAEHVQHIVHVDADNKVIALGNDPAEPVPGSTLVSGR